The Halobacterium litoreum genome includes a region encoding these proteins:
- a CDS encoding DUF7838 family putative zinc beta-ribbon protein: MARELDHHCPDCGQERTFYRAAATELHLGQKTKWYCPECGFGFVRIDGDIDSTASA, encoded by the coding sequence ATGGCTCGCGAACTCGACCACCACTGCCCCGACTGCGGCCAAGAGCGCACGTTCTACCGCGCCGCCGCGACCGAACTCCACCTCGGCCAGAAGACCAAGTGGTACTGCCCGGAGTGTGGCTTCGGCTTCGTTCGCATCGACGGCGACATCGACTCCACGGCCTCTGCGTAA
- a CDS encoding TatD family hydrolase, with protein MTELGTPVLDDHMHLDAANRGVEAAKEFARAGGTHLLICNKPSWHLGVEADDGADFAEVFEETIRLVNEATQELPGAAWPVLGVHPGLISRLVDDRGFSPEDARDLMCAGIDTAAEYASDGRAVALKSGRPHYEVSDAVWEASNAVLRHACERAAETGVALQLHTEATKDLTDVAAWAEDAGLPPERVVKHYASGRLDGVTPSVMCEKDYLEEAVEEGAPFLMETDFVDDADRPGAVMGPKTVPRRVRWLQERGHDDAIELAHVETPNAVYGIDTRGTLAD; from the coding sequence ATGACCGAACTGGGGACGCCGGTGCTCGACGACCACATGCACCTCGACGCCGCGAACCGCGGCGTCGAGGCGGCGAAGGAGTTCGCGCGGGCGGGCGGCACGCACCTCTTGATTTGCAACAAGCCGTCGTGGCACCTCGGCGTGGAAGCCGACGACGGCGCGGACTTCGCCGAGGTGTTCGAGGAGACGATTCGGCTCGTAAACGAGGCGACCCAGGAACTGCCGGGCGCGGCGTGGCCCGTGCTCGGCGTCCACCCCGGCCTGATTTCCCGCCTCGTGGACGACCGCGGATTCTCGCCCGAGGACGCGCGAGACCTGATGTGCGCGGGCATCGACACCGCCGCCGAGTACGCGAGCGACGGGCGCGCCGTCGCGCTGAAGTCCGGGCGCCCGCACTACGAGGTGAGCGACGCCGTCTGGGAGGCGTCGAACGCGGTGCTTCGGCACGCCTGCGAGCGCGCCGCCGAGACGGGCGTGGCGCTCCAGTTGCACACCGAGGCGACGAAGGACCTGACCGACGTGGCCGCGTGGGCCGAGGACGCGGGCCTGCCGCCCGAGCGCGTCGTGAAACACTACGCGAGCGGGCGCCTCGACGGCGTGACGCCGAGCGTGATGTGCGAGAAGGACTACCTCGAGGAGGCCGTCGAGGAGGGCGCGCCGTTCCTGATGGAGACGGACTTCGTGGACGACGCCGACCGTCCGGGCGCGGTGATGGGGCCGAAGACGGTGCCGCGGCGCGTGCGCTGGCTCCAAGAGCGCGGCCACGACGACGCGATCGAACTCGCGCACGTCGAGACGCCGAACGCCGTCTACGGAATCGACACGCGCGGCACGCTCGCGGACTGA
- the gcvPB gene encoding aminomethyl-transferring glycine dehydrogenase subunit GcvPB: MEYYDQARYQPADADNYEPLLSEKDQTSVDVDSPLPDDLTRDDVTLPSLEEPELARHYVRLSQQNYGVDSGPYPLGSCTMKYNPRFTEDVAAVDDASVHPDRSGDSVQGTLQLQYDLQDYLGRIGGMDAVTLQPPAGAAGEFAGILLAEAYHEANGEGHRDEVVVPDAAHGTNFASAALGGYDVVEIPSGDDGRVDIDALEAALGENTAALMLTNPNTLGLFERNIEQISEMVHDAGGLLYYDGANLNALLGRARPGDMGFDIMHFNVHKTFATPHGGGGPGAGPVGVTEDLAEFLPDPHVRKTESGQYERYTPERSVGKVHGFEGNWLVLVKAFAYIDRLGDDGLSDASAKAVLNANYLAEQVEYDVPLGPFHHEFVASAGDQDAADVAKRMLDYGVHPPTTKWPELVDEALMTEPTEVETKSNLDDLADAFNAVAGEDDETLANAPTRTTARLIDQTTAARNPRLSWHDLD, from the coding sequence ATGGAGTACTACGACCAAGCCCGCTACCAGCCCGCGGACGCCGACAACTACGAACCGCTCCTCTCGGAGAAAGACCAGACCAGCGTCGACGTGGACTCGCCGCTCCCCGACGACCTCACGCGCGACGACGTGACGCTCCCGAGCCTCGAAGAACCCGAACTCGCGCGCCACTACGTCCGGCTCAGCCAGCAGAACTACGGCGTCGACTCCGGCCCGTACCCGCTTGGCTCCTGTACGATGAAGTACAACCCCCGGTTCACGGAGGACGTCGCCGCCGTCGACGATGCGAGCGTCCACCCCGACCGCTCCGGGGACTCCGTGCAGGGAACCCTCCAACTACAGTACGACCTCCAGGACTACCTCGGACGCATCGGCGGCATGGACGCCGTCACGCTCCAGCCACCAGCCGGCGCCGCGGGCGAGTTCGCGGGCATCCTGCTCGCGGAAGCCTACCACGAGGCCAACGGCGAAGGCCACCGCGACGAGGTCGTCGTCCCGGACGCCGCCCACGGCACGAACTTCGCGTCCGCCGCGCTCGGCGGCTACGACGTCGTGGAGATCCCCTCAGGCGACGACGGGCGCGTCGACATCGACGCGCTCGAAGCCGCGCTCGGCGAGAACACCGCCGCGTTGATGCTCACGAACCCGAACACGCTCGGGCTCTTCGAGCGCAACATCGAGCAGATTTCGGAGATGGTTCACGACGCCGGCGGCCTGCTCTACTACGACGGCGCGAACCTGAACGCCTTGCTCGGGCGCGCTCGCCCCGGCGACATGGGCTTCGACATCATGCACTTCAACGTCCACAAGACGTTCGCGACGCCCCACGGCGGCGGCGGTCCGGGCGCCGGCCCGGTCGGCGTCACCGAGGACCTCGCCGAGTTCCTCCCCGACCCCCACGTCCGGAAGACGGAAAGCGGCCAGTACGAGCGCTACACGCCCGAACGGTCCGTCGGGAAGGTCCACGGCTTCGAGGGTAACTGGCTCGTGCTCGTGAAGGCGTTCGCGTACATCGACCGCCTCGGCGACGACGGCCTCTCGGACGCCTCCGCGAAGGCCGTCCTGAACGCCAACTATCTCGCCGAACAGGTGGAGTACGACGTGCCACTCGGGCCGTTCCACCACGAGTTCGTCGCGAGCGCGGGCGACCAGGACGCCGCCGACGTCGCCAAGCGCATGCTCGATTACGGCGTCCACCCGCCGACGACGAAGTGGCCGGAACTCGTCGACGAGGCGCTGATGACCGAACCGACCGAGGTGGAGACGAAGTCGAACCTCGACGACCTCGCGGACGCGTTCAACGCGGTCGCCGGCGAGGACGACGAGACGCTCGCGAACGCGCCGACCCGAACGACGGCGCGTCTCATCGACCAGACGACGGCCGCGCGCAACCCCCGACTGTCCTGGCACGACCTCGACTAA
- a CDS encoding DUF547 domain-containing protein, with translation MLVANADTTSPHDLVAGSRRLRHAVHHRHDSSELFDSLADLDEGVLDVLRDDPDAATAFWLNLHGALVERARSSGAREWCRVAGVRVDAATAFHGILRAGRWKHGFGYLPHPFADRFERRHRLRDLDARVHFAVLAARHAPGLSVTYTAANVDGELDAVARAYLDATAEHLPSAGVVRVPRVFLWYRGDFGGRSGILSLLAEYDVVPADASPRLSYTAASPAAGSERAPERPPEDPQ, from the coding sequence ATGCTCGTGGCCAACGCCGACACCACGTCTCCGCACGACTTGGTCGCCGGGTCTCGGCGTCTCCGGCACGCCGTCCACCACCGACACGATTCGAGCGAACTGTTCGACTCGCTCGCCGACCTCGACGAGGGCGTCCTCGACGTACTGCGGGACGACCCGGACGCGGCCACCGCGTTCTGGCTGAACCTCCACGGGGCGCTCGTCGAGCGCGCGCGGTCGTCGGGCGCTCGCGAGTGGTGTCGCGTCGCCGGCGTCCGCGTCGACGCGGCGACCGCGTTCCACGGAATTTTGCGTGCGGGCCGGTGGAAACACGGCTTCGGCTACCTCCCGCATCCGTTCGCCGACCGGTTCGAGCGCCGCCACCGCCTCCGCGACCTCGACGCTCGCGTCCACTTCGCGGTCCTCGCTGCCCGGCACGCGCCCGGCCTGTCGGTCACGTACACCGCCGCGAACGTCGACGGCGAACTGGACGCCGTCGCGCGAGCGTACCTCGATGCGACTGCCGAACACCTGCCGAGCGCGGGCGTCGTCCGCGTCCCGCGCGTGTTCCTCTGGTACCGCGGGGACTTCGGCGGCCGTTCGGGAATTCTGTCCCTGCTCGCGGAGTACGACGTGGTGCCCGCGGACGCGTCGCCGCGACTCTCGTACACCGCCGCGTCGCCAGCCGCCGGTTCGGAACGCGCGCCCGAACGCCCGCCGGAGGACCCTCAGTAG
- the gcvH gene encoding glycine cleavage system protein GcvH: MSFDVPDNLYYLESHEWIDPDTGRVGISDFAQDELGDVVFVELPGVGDELDADSEFGVVESIKAVSDIYAPVSGEVTDVNETLEDEPELVNDDPFGDGWLVELDFDDADLDDLLTAEEYRDQIA; this comes from the coding sequence ATGAGTTTCGACGTACCCGACAATCTGTACTACCTCGAATCGCACGAGTGGATCGACCCCGACACCGGCCGCGTCGGCATCTCCGACTTCGCACAGGACGAACTCGGCGACGTGGTGTTCGTCGAACTGCCCGGCGTCGGCGACGAACTCGACGCGGACAGCGAGTTCGGCGTCGTGGAGTCCATCAAAGCCGTCTCGGACATCTACGCGCCGGTCTCCGGGGAGGTCACTGACGTCAACGAGACGCTCGAAGACGAACCCGAACTCGTCAACGACGACCCGTTCGGCGACGGCTGGCTCGTCGAACTCGACTTCGACGACGCCGACCTCGACGACCTCCTCACGGCCGAGGAGTACCGCGACCAGATCGCCTGA
- a CDS encoding DUF6789 family protein yields the protein MARSTAFPSPEEARFGDVTEPITLRVVLAAIAGGTLGLAAMLPFVVGIPVALGVFQLAPLADIGTLIAGDGGPLVGAAVFAAGGAFVLPLFFVVTGSFLPPRNPRYLRGVTMSTLFWVTFLLLFWPGGSAFTNAVFVVATLLGHWVYGLVLGVTTHYLTGIPEHDV from the coding sequence ATGGCTCGCTCGACAGCCTTCCCGTCACCCGAGGAAGCCCGGTTCGGCGACGTCACCGAACCCATCACGCTCCGCGTCGTCCTCGCCGCAATCGCCGGCGGCACGCTCGGCCTCGCCGCGATGCTCCCGTTCGTCGTCGGCATCCCCGTCGCGCTCGGCGTCTTCCAACTCGCCCCGCTCGCCGACATCGGCACGCTGATTGCCGGCGACGGCGGTCCGCTCGTCGGCGCCGCCGTGTTCGCCGCCGGCGGCGCGTTCGTCCTCCCGCTGTTCTTCGTCGTCACCGGGTCGTTCCTCCCGCCCCGGAACCCCCGGTACCTGCGCGGCGTCACGATGAGCACGCTGTTCTGGGTGACGTTCCTGTTGTTGTTCTGGCCGGGCGGCTCCGCGTTCACGAACGCCGTCTTCGTCGTCGCCACGCTCCTCGGGCACTGGGTGTACGGCCTCGTCCTCGGCGTCACCACCCACTACCTCACGGGCATCCCGGAACACGACGTGTGA
- a CDS encoding CopG family ribbon-helix-helix protein — MTVVSVSMPDELLDRIDEFADGHGYTGRSEVVREAARNLLGEFEDKQLEDRPLIGVVTVLFSYQDSTVEERMMGLRHEHDNLVTSNVHNHVGDHYCMELFILEGQLDEISEFVGRVRATKDTLTVDYSVIPVDGFDALSTA; from the coding sequence ATGACCGTCGTCTCCGTCTCGATGCCCGACGAACTGCTCGACCGCATCGACGAGTTCGCTGACGGCCACGGCTACACCGGCCGCAGCGAAGTCGTCCGCGAAGCAGCGCGCAACCTCCTCGGCGAGTTCGAGGACAAGCAACTCGAAGACCGCCCGCTCATCGGGGTCGTCACCGTCCTGTTCAGTTACCAGGACTCCACCGTCGAAGAGCGCATGATGGGCCTCCGCCACGAGCACGACAACCTCGTCACGTCGAACGTCCACAACCACGTCGGCGACCACTACTGCATGGAGCTGTTCATCCTCGAAGGCCAACTCGACGAGATTTCGGAGTTCGTCGGACGCGTTCGCGCCACCAAGGACACGCTGACCGTGGATTACTCCGTCATCCCCGTCGACGGCTTCGACGCGCTCTCCACGGCCTGA
- the gcvT gene encoding glycine cleavage system aminomethyltransferase GcvT yields MAQRRPPLYGRHEDRGAKFTEFGGWQMPVEFDSISTEHAAVRDAAGIFDVSHMGEIEVSGPDAERLMQRLTTNDVTALDPGDAQYSAITDEDGVMLDDTVVYRLPESRDAEFLFVPNAGHDEEAYDRWTTYRDEQDFAATVDNVTADYGMVAVQGPEAPDLVSARADGDVLDLSKFEATDASVAGVDCLVANTGYTGERGFELVFPSDGAGAVWDAFASDCQPCGLGARDTLRMEYGFLLSGQDFDPEENPRTPYEAGIGFAVKLDTEFVGRDALEAQYEQGVDQQFVGVTLRERGVPRHGYEITTPDGDTVGEVTSGTMSPTLDEPIGLGYVDEAHAEDGESVRVVVRGTGKKATITTPPFIDQ; encoded by the coding sequence ATGGCCCAACGCAGGCCGCCGCTGTACGGCCGCCACGAGGACCGCGGCGCGAAGTTCACGGAGTTCGGCGGGTGGCAGATGCCCGTCGAGTTCGACTCCATCTCGACGGAGCACGCCGCCGTCCGCGACGCCGCTGGCATCTTCGACGTCTCCCACATGGGGGAGATAGAGGTGTCCGGACCGGACGCCGAGCGCCTGATGCAGCGACTCACGACCAACGACGTGACCGCCCTCGACCCGGGGGACGCCCAGTACTCGGCCATCACGGACGAGGACGGCGTGATGCTCGACGACACCGTCGTCTACCGCCTCCCCGAGAGCCGGGACGCGGAGTTCCTGTTCGTGCCGAACGCCGGCCACGACGAGGAGGCCTACGACCGCTGGACGACGTACCGGGACGAACAGGATTTCGCCGCGACCGTCGACAACGTCACCGCCGACTACGGCATGGTCGCGGTCCAGGGGCCCGAGGCCCCGGACCTCGTCTCGGCGCGCGCCGACGGCGACGTCCTCGACCTCTCGAAGTTCGAGGCGACCGACGCGAGCGTCGCGGGCGTCGACTGCCTCGTCGCGAACACGGGCTACACGGGCGAGCGCGGCTTCGAACTCGTGTTCCCGTCGGACGGCGCGGGCGCGGTCTGGGACGCCTTCGCGTCGGACTGCCAGCCATGCGGACTCGGCGCGCGGGACACCCTCCGCATGGAGTACGGCTTCCTGCTCTCCGGGCAGGACTTCGACCCCGAGGAGAACCCGCGTACGCCCTACGAGGCGGGCATCGGGTTCGCCGTCAAACTCGACACCGAGTTCGTCGGCCGCGACGCGCTCGAAGCCCAGTACGAGCAGGGCGTCGACCAGCAGTTCGTCGGCGTCACGCTCCGCGAGCGCGGCGTCCCCCGGCACGGCTACGAAATCACCACGCCCGACGGCGACACCGTCGGCGAAGTCACGAGCGGCACGATGAGTCCGACGCTCGACGAACCAATCGGACTCGGCTACGTGGACGAAGCGCACGCCGAGGACGGCGAGTCCGTCCGCGTTGTCGTGCGCGGCACAGGAAAGAAAGCGACCATCACCACCCCCCCGTTCATCGACCAATGA
- the gcvPA gene encoding aminomethyl-transferring glycine dehydrogenase subunit GcvPA: MSGSPYAPHTEAETDAMLDAVGVDSVEELFDIPDSVRFDGEFGIDAKSEQAAVAETERRLAKNDDLAEFLGRGHYEHYVPSLVDHLSQRSEFITSYTQYQPEVTQGFLQVLFEYQSLLVELTGLGVANCSMYDEATALAEAALLAKRVRATSGDRVLVPDYVRDGHVSVLENYTAGADVTVERYPTDDGNVDLDALADVADDDVVLVYAENPTTVGTIEESLDAVGDLADDHDALFCLGSDPVAMSVLQRPADVGADVVVGDASVLGMPTSYGMGLGVFACKEEFLRQVPGRLVGASEDADGTRAYTLTLQTREQHIRKERATSNICTNQAWVALRAAIHAASLGADGLVDLANRMVELPRDLAARLDDVRGVQAPANDRHHFREFLAHTDQPAPAIAADLEAEGFAVNAVDDHHVQICVTDANEHATDALVAAFEEVAN; this comes from the coding sequence ATGAGCGGGAGCCCGTACGCGCCACACACCGAGGCGGAGACCGACGCGATGCTCGACGCGGTGGGCGTCGACAGCGTCGAGGAACTGTTCGACATCCCCGACTCGGTGCGCTTCGACGGCGAGTTCGGCATCGACGCGAAGTCCGAGCAGGCCGCCGTCGCCGAGACCGAGCGCCGACTCGCGAAGAACGACGACCTCGCGGAGTTCCTCGGGCGCGGGCACTACGAGCACTACGTCCCGTCGCTCGTCGACCACCTCTCCCAGCGCTCCGAGTTCATCACCTCCTACACGCAGTACCAGCCCGAAGTCACGCAGGGGTTCCTGCAGGTGCTCTTCGAGTACCAGTCCCTGCTCGTGGAACTGACGGGCCTCGGCGTCGCGAACTGCTCGATGTACGACGAGGCGACCGCGCTCGCCGAAGCCGCGTTGCTCGCCAAGCGCGTGCGAGCGACCTCCGGCGACCGCGTGCTCGTCCCCGACTACGTCCGCGACGGCCACGTCAGCGTCCTGGAGAACTACACCGCGGGCGCCGACGTGACCGTCGAGCGCTACCCGACCGACGACGGCAACGTCGACCTCGACGCGCTCGCCGACGTCGCGGACGACGACGTTGTACTGGTGTACGCCGAGAACCCCACTACGGTCGGCACAATCGAGGAGAGCCTCGACGCAGTCGGTGACCTCGCCGACGACCACGACGCGCTGTTCTGTCTCGGCTCCGACCCCGTCGCTATGTCCGTCCTCCAGCGCCCCGCCGACGTGGGTGCGGACGTCGTCGTCGGCGACGCCAGTGTCCTCGGGATGCCCACGAGTTACGGCATGGGCCTCGGCGTGTTCGCGTGCAAGGAGGAGTTCCTCCGGCAGGTGCCGGGCCGCCTCGTCGGCGCCAGCGAGGACGCCGACGGCACCCGAGCGTACACGCTCACCCTCCAGACGCGCGAACAGCACATCCGCAAGGAGCGCGCCACATCCAACATCTGCACGAATCAGGCGTGGGTCGCGCTCCGCGCCGCCATCCACGCCGCCTCGCTCGGTGCCGACGGCCTCGTCGACCTCGCGAACCGCATGGTCGAACTTCCCCGCGACCTCGCCGCTCGGCTCGACGACGTGCGCGGCGTGCAGGCGCCCGCCAACGACCGACACCACTTCCGGGAGTTCCTCGCGCACACCGACCAGCCCGCGCCCGCCATCGCCGCGGACCTCGAAGCCGAGGGGTTCGCGGTGAACGCCGTCGACGACCACCACGTCCAGATTTGCGTGACCGACGCCAACGAACACGCGACCGACGCGCTCGTCGCGGCCTTCGAGGAGGTGGCCAACTGA
- a CDS encoding NYN domain-containing protein gives MERLREVLGDDADDAGDVALFVDGPNVLREEFDVDLDDVRETASDAGALAVTRLYLDEHATPELIQAAEARGYDVRVTSGDVDVKLAVDATELVLSDAVDVLAVASRDTDFKPVLEKAERLGVRTLAIAPGEHGRSDALRNAATDAVVLDE, from the coding sequence ATGGAGCGACTCCGGGAGGTGCTCGGCGACGACGCCGACGACGCTGGCGACGTCGCGCTGTTCGTGGACGGACCGAACGTCTTACGCGAGGAGTTCGACGTGGACTTAGACGACGTGCGAGAGACGGCTTCGGATGCCGGCGCGCTGGCGGTGACGCGCCTCTACCTCGACGAACACGCCACCCCGGAACTGATTCAGGCGGCGGAGGCGCGGGGCTACGACGTGCGCGTGACGAGCGGCGACGTGGACGTGAAACTCGCGGTAGACGCCACCGAGCTAGTGCTGTCGGACGCCGTCGACGTGCTCGCGGTGGCCTCCCGGGACACCGACTTCAAGCCCGTCCTGGAGAAGGCCGAGCGCCTCGGCGTTCGCACGCTCGCCATCGCGCCCGGCGAACACGGGCGGTCGGACGCCCTCCGGAACGCGGCGACGGACGCCGTCGTGCTGGACGAATAG
- a CDS encoding Ig-like domain-containing protein: MRFRDDTRGVTVQVGAVLLFATIIIALALYQATVVPTQNADVEYKHSQAVEGDLTQLRNSLLSTAAAGSTRPTSVRLGTTYPSRVFLVNPPPPSGTLRTGSYDNDTIQVSNVEATNPETQEFLDGTWSASTKYVEYVPDYSEYQSAPTRRYTASVLSNYFPDRNVSVPLTDQLLVRGDTITLVSINGSLATSRSGPVTVSPEALSAPHQRVQVEPQNPGSPVTVTVPTSVSAAAFRNQTALGDQPNVSVVDAGENRVEIQLTGRDTYTLQTARVGVGSDTADPGPHYLTVVENDSDSVTVEARDRFNNPVAGVTVSVPGASPFQTSNRVTDENGQATFRASDSESGTATLQILGGGPDRTEVEASVDTTTATVGNGSGGGSLVYTGNATAFDGADPDSVPGGLNVTVENQYGSNVTITDVTVIPENADITGLSDKATGEGPGQSELAVDSLADQQSATADVLILDDQYVYVGDRGLTLSAETSRTERVYDTSAGVFTDVSTTVGGSPVELAPDDSAEITFSEFYAVTGGGATAVNVSNEDFRVVVSYRHDDGTESSEFVAYARPPSADDGGGGGGGSTPQVAFRLDDLTHQDQSSVEYVGSYSVSNTNSSFERVEIEYANQNDGSATQTLQNAGVRGGLRYSSSYGAGATYDVTVRVIYSDSGGEYVAASETVSDVADAANPAGNDDLSTGTTAVLSSSTIDDKSSNGQGPRYWFDYTVSSGDYAETELVAVSTGTGDKASTTSATRSTSKVKLSPGYGYGEPFKIAILVYGPDGAVVDSRIVSDTADGTDP; encoded by the coding sequence GTGCGATTCAGGGACGACACTCGGGGGGTGACGGTCCAGGTCGGCGCCGTCTTACTCTTCGCGACTATCATCATCGCCCTCGCACTCTACCAAGCGACGGTCGTCCCGACGCAGAACGCCGACGTCGAGTACAAACACAGCCAGGCCGTCGAAGGCGACCTGACCCAACTGCGGAACTCGCTGCTGTCGACGGCGGCCGCCGGGAGCACGCGCCCCACGTCGGTCCGGCTCGGCACGACGTACCCGTCTCGCGTCTTCCTCGTGAATCCGCCGCCACCCTCGGGGACGCTGAGAACCGGGTCGTACGACAACGACACCATACAGGTGTCGAACGTCGAGGCGACGAACCCGGAGACGCAGGAGTTCCTCGACGGCACGTGGTCGGCGTCCACGAAGTACGTGGAGTACGTCCCGGACTACAGCGAGTACCAGAGCGCGCCGACGCGCCGATACACCGCGAGCGTGCTGTCGAATTACTTCCCCGACCGGAACGTCTCCGTGCCGCTGACCGACCAACTGCTGGTGCGCGGGGACACCATCACGCTCGTCTCCATCAACGGCTCGCTCGCCACGTCGCGGAGCGGCCCGGTGACCGTGAGCCCGGAGGCGCTGAGCGCGCCCCACCAGCGCGTGCAGGTCGAACCACAGAACCCCGGAAGCCCGGTGACGGTGACGGTGCCGACGAGCGTCTCGGCGGCCGCGTTCCGGAATCAGACCGCGCTCGGCGACCAGCCGAACGTGAGCGTCGTCGACGCGGGCGAGAACCGCGTCGAGATTCAGTTGACGGGACGCGACACGTACACGCTCCAGACGGCGCGCGTCGGCGTCGGGAGCGACACCGCCGACCCCGGCCCGCATTACCTCACGGTCGTCGAGAACGACAGCGACAGCGTCACCGTCGAAGCGCGGGACCGCTTCAACAATCCGGTGGCTGGCGTCACCGTCTCCGTCCCAGGGGCGAGTCCGTTCCAGACGTCGAACCGAGTGACCGACGAGAACGGACAAGCGACGTTCCGCGCGAGCGACAGCGAGTCGGGGACGGCGACGCTCCAGATTCTCGGCGGCGGCCCGGACCGCACCGAAGTCGAGGCGTCGGTGGACACGACTACCGCAACCGTCGGTAACGGGAGCGGTGGCGGGTCACTCGTGTACACAGGGAATGCGACGGCGTTCGACGGCGCCGACCCCGACTCGGTGCCCGGCGGGCTGAACGTCACCGTCGAGAATCAGTACGGTTCGAACGTCACAATCACCGACGTGACGGTAATCCCGGAGAACGCGGACATCACCGGGCTGTCGGACAAGGCTACCGGGGAGGGACCGGGCCAGAGCGAACTCGCTGTCGATAGCCTCGCGGACCAACAGTCGGCCACGGCAGACGTGTTGATACTTGACGACCAGTACGTCTACGTGGGCGACCGCGGCCTGACGCTCTCGGCGGAGACGAGTCGGACGGAGCGCGTCTACGACACGAGCGCGGGCGTGTTCACGGACGTATCCACGACAGTCGGCGGGTCACCAGTAGAACTCGCGCCGGACGACAGCGCGGAAATCACGTTCAGTGAGTTCTATGCGGTGACGGGCGGCGGCGCAACAGCGGTGAACGTCTCGAACGAGGACTTCCGCGTGGTCGTGTCCTACCGCCACGACGATGGGACGGAGAGCAGCGAGTTCGTGGCGTACGCACGGCCGCCGAGTGCCGACGACGGTGGTGGCGGCGGTGGCGGTTCGACGCCGCAGGTGGCGTTCCGCCTTGACGACCTGACCCACCAAGACCAGAGCAGCGTCGAGTACGTCGGGTCGTACAGCGTCTCGAACACGAACAGTTCCTTCGAGCGCGTGGAAATCGAGTACGCGAACCAGAACGACGGGTCGGCCACTCAGACGTTACAGAACGCCGGCGTTCGGGGCGGGCTCCGGTACAGTTCGAGTTACGGCGCGGGCGCCACGTACGACGTGACCGTCCGCGTCATCTACTCGGACAGCGGCGGCGAGTACGTCGCCGCGTCCGAGACGGTCAGCGACGTGGCGGACGCCGCGAATCCGGCGGGCAACGACGACCTGTCGACGGGAACGACCGCAGTCCTATCGAGTTCGACCATCGATGACAAATCTAGCAACGGACAGGGCCCGCGATATTGGTTCGACTACACTGTCTCCAGTGGCGACTACGCGGAGACGGAACTGGTCGCCGTATCCACGGGAACCGGCGACAAGGCGAGCACGACGAGCGCGACACGGAGTACAAGCAAGGTCAAGTTGAGTCCGGGGTACGGCTACGGAGAACCGTTCAAGATAGCGATTCTCGTCTACGGACCGGACGGCGCCGTGGTGGACAGCCGAATCGTCTCGGACACCGCCGACGGCACTGACCCATAA
- a CDS encoding DUF2150 family protein, translating into MSAPEEEFYSEERWQNWLDRLRDEDIDPEDEDSARLLLNLQDDVAIAVAKILTAHDDGDIDAEEATEELADIREVVLSEPEFDDEDKLMLVDGVQTSLVCVFYSAEQYIGDGVADETTVEEYVLAAVDAESEEDLDRALGLTACAGTRVIDGEELDMSVIEDVEYGLVTEWVNGLDSLQSALSDPEVIEDDD; encoded by the coding sequence ATGAGCGCCCCCGAGGAGGAGTTCTACTCCGAAGAACGCTGGCAGAACTGGCTCGACCGGCTCAGGGACGAGGACATCGACCCCGAGGACGAGGATTCCGCGCGACTCCTGTTGAACCTCCAGGACGACGTCGCCATCGCCGTCGCGAAGATTCTCACCGCGCACGACGACGGCGACATCGACGCCGAGGAGGCGACGGAGGAACTCGCGGACATCCGCGAGGTCGTGCTCTCGGAGCCCGAGTTCGACGACGAGGACAAACTGATGCTCGTCGACGGCGTGCAGACGAGTCTCGTCTGCGTGTTCTACAGCGCCGAGCAGTACATCGGCGACGGCGTCGCCGACGAGACGACCGTCGAGGAGTACGTCCTCGCAGCCGTCGACGCCGAATCCGAGGAGGACCTCGACCGCGCGCTCGGCCTCACGGCCTGCGCCGGCACCCGGGTCATCGACGGCGAGGAACTCGACATGAGCGTCATCGAGGACGTCGAGTACGGCCTCGTCACCGAGTGGGTGAACGGTCTGGACAGCCTCCAGAGCGCGCTTTCGGACCCGGAAGTCATCGAAGACGACGACTGA